The following coding sequences lie in one Myxococcus xanthus genomic window:
- the ftsH gene encoding ATP-dependent zinc metalloprotease FtsH: MGPRGKKTDKPTPTGKGFKFGSPLGYILLLVLGFLLFRNVFQDAGVRRVSYSQFRDGVEAGNFSRVQISNEWVKGFLKDTAQPPPPADGERTLRGEPSALPWMAYRVAGDEGLVPLLEQKGIQFEAVPQSGLGEALWIWLLPLGLFFLFWSFMMRRVAGGMGQGPQSVMSFGKTRAKVQAEADTGVGFNDVAGVDEAVDELREIVEFLKTPEKFRRLGGRIPKGVLLVGPPGTGKTLLARAVAGEAGVPFFSLSGSEFVEMFVGVGAARVRDLFAQATAKAPCIIFIDELDAIGKSRNSGVAGGHDEREQTLNQLLAEMDGFDSRAGLIILAATNRPEILDSALMRPGRFDRQVLVDRPDKRGRERVLEIHAKGVKLGPDVDLNAIASRTPGFAGADLANVVNEAALLAARRNRDAVMRADFEEAIERVVAGLEKKNRRMNEREKEIVAHHEAGHAVVGWMLPHAERVTKVSIIPRGLAALGYTMSLPLEDRYLMSLDELRDKMAGMMGGRAAEEIFIGEISTGASNDIRQATEMARMMVRDYGMSTLGPVALSAEHGPGFLRSAGVPETRSYSEQTARMIDEEVRKLVSEALDRARQVLTTHKDRAQALAARLLAVEVVEEETMVTILGPKVLAQRGLLHPEARQVISAHPVDVGGSDDQTPPTQHSDALDS, translated from the coding sequence ATGGGCCCACGCGGAAAGAAGACAGACAAGCCAACGCCAACGGGGAAGGGGTTCAAGTTCGGCTCACCGTTGGGCTACATCCTGTTGCTCGTCCTGGGCTTCCTGCTGTTCCGCAACGTCTTCCAGGACGCGGGCGTCCGGCGCGTGAGCTACAGCCAGTTCCGCGACGGGGTGGAAGCCGGGAACTTCAGCCGGGTCCAGATTTCGAACGAGTGGGTAAAGGGCTTCCTCAAGGACACGGCGCAGCCGCCTCCCCCGGCAGACGGGGAGCGCACGCTGCGCGGCGAGCCGAGCGCCCTGCCGTGGATGGCCTACCGCGTCGCCGGTGACGAGGGGCTGGTGCCGCTGCTGGAGCAGAAGGGCATCCAGTTCGAGGCCGTGCCGCAGTCAGGGCTGGGCGAGGCGCTGTGGATATGGCTGCTGCCCTTGGGCCTCTTCTTCCTCTTCTGGAGCTTCATGATGCGCCGGGTGGCCGGCGGCATGGGGCAGGGCCCACAGAGCGTCATGAGCTTCGGGAAGACGCGCGCCAAGGTGCAGGCAGAGGCCGACACCGGCGTGGGCTTCAATGACGTGGCCGGCGTGGATGAGGCGGTCGACGAGCTGCGCGAAATCGTCGAGTTCCTCAAGACGCCCGAGAAGTTCCGCCGCCTGGGCGGGCGCATCCCCAAGGGTGTGCTGCTGGTGGGCCCTCCGGGTACGGGCAAGACGCTGCTGGCACGGGCCGTGGCCGGTGAAGCGGGCGTTCCCTTCTTCAGCCTGTCGGGGTCCGAGTTCGTGGAGATGTTCGTCGGCGTGGGCGCCGCGCGAGTCCGCGACTTGTTCGCCCAGGCCACGGCGAAGGCGCCGTGCATCATCTTCATCGACGAGCTGGATGCCATTGGCAAGAGCCGCAACTCGGGCGTGGCCGGTGGACATGACGAGCGTGAGCAGACGCTCAACCAGCTGCTCGCGGAGATGGACGGCTTCGACAGCCGCGCGGGTCTCATCATCCTGGCTGCCACCAACCGTCCGGAGATCCTGGACAGCGCGCTGATGCGTCCGGGCCGCTTCGACCGGCAGGTGCTGGTGGACCGGCCGGACAAGCGGGGCCGCGAGCGCGTGCTGGAGATTCACGCCAAGGGCGTGAAGTTGGGACCGGACGTGGACCTCAATGCCATTGCCTCGCGCACCCCGGGCTTCGCGGGCGCGGACCTGGCCAACGTGGTGAACGAGGCCGCGCTCCTGGCCGCGCGCCGCAACCGCGACGCGGTGATGCGGGCGGACTTCGAGGAAGCCATCGAGCGTGTCGTCGCCGGCCTGGAGAAGAAGAACCGCCGGATGAACGAGCGTGAAAAGGAGATTGTCGCGCACCACGAGGCGGGCCACGCGGTGGTGGGGTGGATGCTGCCTCACGCGGAGCGGGTGACGAAGGTGTCCATCATCCCACGCGGTCTGGCGGCGCTGGGCTACACGATGTCGCTGCCGCTGGAGGACCGCTATCTCATGTCGCTGGACGAGCTGCGCGACAAGATGGCGGGGATGATGGGCGGCCGGGCCGCGGAGGAGATCTTCATCGGGGAAATCTCCACCGGCGCGTCCAACGACATCCGCCAGGCCACGGAAATGGCCCGGATGATGGTGCGGGACTACGGCATGAGCACGCTGGGGCCGGTGGCCCTGAGCGCGGAACATGGCCCGGGCTTCCTCCGCTCGGCGGGCGTGCCGGAGACGCGCAGCTACTCCGAGCAGACGGCGCGGATGATTGACGAGGAGGTGCGCAAGCTCGTCAGTGAAGCGCTCGACAGGGCCCGTCAGGTGCTGACCACTCACAAGGACAGGGCCCAGGCGTTGGCGGCCCGGCTCCTGGCCGTGGAGGTGGTGGAGGAGGAGACCATGGTGACGATTCTGGGGCCCAAGGTGTTGGCGCAGCGCGGCCTGCTGCACCCGGAGGCGCGTCAGGTCATCTCCGCGCACCCGGTGGACGTCGGGGGCAGTGACGACCAGACGCCGCCCACGCAGCACTCGGACGCGCTCGACTCCTGA
- a CDS encoding RNA polymerase sigma factor region1.1 domain-containing protein has protein sequence MENRIGKSYIARKALFAKGLKEGRLTVQEIEEALPAGSLTAAERWLLYYSLRAAQVEIIDEVTGQVDHGFMAESPAAPQEH, from the coding sequence GTGGAGAACAGGATCGGTAAGAGCTACATCGCCCGCAAGGCCCTCTTCGCGAAGGGGCTCAAGGAGGGACGGCTCACGGTTCAGGAGATTGAGGAGGCCCTGCCGGCGGGATCCCTGACGGCGGCGGAGCGGTGGCTCCTCTACTACTCGCTGCGGGCCGCCCAGGTGGAAATCATCGACGAGGTGACAGGGCAGGTGGACCACGGCTTCATGGCCGAGTCTCCCGCCGCGCCGCAGGAGCACTAG
- a CDS encoding DUF6066 family protein, whose amino-acid sequence MNRILLAAALFLVPALALADADPRFAKLRDEAEPLGGLGTFLDKFVGACDGPFVDSQCKANAEAFRKKYQGKRLYMIVTEDDATMLTPGPYSLGTGEYSINITPFFPGGSSALTHGAPKKTDGNGNPILPYLTVTGDMPAGWNLQMFNRLFSARSVRAQIVFTPQSVWTLPKKGGGKSHGVTARIEAIFITEARSGQTMGLWLNGKDAKKR is encoded by the coding sequence TCCTCGTGCCCGCGCTTGCCCTGGCGGACGCGGACCCTCGCTTCGCCAAGCTGCGTGACGAAGCCGAGCCGCTGGGCGGGCTGGGGACCTTCCTGGATAAGTTCGTGGGCGCGTGCGACGGCCCCTTCGTGGACTCGCAGTGCAAGGCCAACGCGGAGGCGTTCCGGAAGAAGTACCAGGGCAAGCGGCTGTACATGATCGTCACCGAGGACGACGCCACCATGCTCACCCCGGGGCCCTATTCGCTGGGCACGGGCGAGTACAGCATCAACATCACCCCGTTCTTCCCCGGCGGCAGCTCGGCGCTCACCCACGGTGCGCCCAAGAAGACGGACGGCAACGGCAACCCCATCCTCCCCTACCTCACCGTCACCGGTGACATGCCGGCGGGGTGGAACCTGCAGATGTTCAACCGCCTCTTCTCCGCGCGCTCGGTGCGGGCACAGATTGTCTTCACCCCGCAGAGCGTGTGGACCCTGCCCAAGAAGGGCGGCGGGAAGAGCCACGGCGTGACGGCGCGCATCGAGGCCATCTTCATCACCGAGGCCCGCAGCGGCCAGACGATGGGCCTGTGGCTCAACGGCAAGGACGCCAAGAAGCGCTAG
- a CDS encoding trypsin-like peptidase domain-containing protein has protein sequence MVRRVSCLSVLSRFFSLCLVLALVPVAAAAEGPLDAWLPARAREHAAWFAAQAAGVEGQTGSLGLWLERAEGDPGIPHFVPPSSLAPLIRAVEAGVVNITTVGPRAGGLEGMKKSTGSGFVLTPDGLVVTNNHVVASAQQIAVRLADGREFAASVVGRDASTDVALLRLSGVDLGKLPAVYLGDSDRMAVGDWVVAIGNPFGLDHSVSHGMISAKERVLGVGQFDDFIQTDALINPGNSGGPLFNMKGEVVGVNTAIISQGQGIGFAVPSNLVKELLPNLRENGKLERGWLGVVINDDGSNGGGDRRAPLVKDVYKGSPAAAVGIRPGDRLVAVNGRPIGSYLQLLRKVALLAPGTEARLSLTRGTETQEVTVRLVARPAQEATEGLIQRTTSEEEMGLVIRDLTPEVAAPLGETAWSGVLVSGVTPRSPADSAGLRAGDVVTEVNRRRVKDVAGVRAALGKGSAGASILLRVKRGEALQYIAIAR, from the coding sequence ATGGTCCGCCGTGTAAGCTGCCTCTCCGTGCTCTCCCGATTCTTCTCCCTGTGTTTGGTGCTGGCGCTCGTCCCGGTTGCGGCGGCCGCCGAGGGTCCACTCGACGCGTGGCTTCCCGCGCGGGCCCGGGAGCATGCCGCGTGGTTCGCCGCGCAGGCCGCGGGTGTCGAGGGGCAGACGGGCAGCCTGGGCTTGTGGCTTGAGCGCGCCGAGGGAGACCCGGGCATCCCCCACTTCGTGCCCCCGTCCTCGCTGGCGCCGCTGATCCGCGCGGTGGAGGCGGGCGTCGTCAACATCACCACCGTGGGGCCCCGGGCTGGTGGCCTGGAGGGGATGAAGAAGTCCACTGGCTCCGGCTTCGTGCTGACGCCCGACGGGCTCGTCGTCACCAACAACCACGTGGTGGCCAGCGCGCAGCAGATCGCCGTGCGCCTGGCGGATGGCCGCGAGTTCGCCGCCTCCGTGGTGGGCCGTGACGCCTCCACGGACGTGGCGCTGCTGCGGCTCAGCGGCGTGGACCTGGGCAAGCTGCCCGCCGTCTACCTGGGGGACTCGGACCGGATGGCGGTGGGCGACTGGGTGGTGGCCATTGGCAACCCCTTTGGCCTGGACCACTCCGTGTCCCACGGGATGATCTCCGCCAAGGAGCGCGTACTGGGCGTGGGCCAGTTCGACGACTTCATCCAGACGGACGCGCTCATCAACCCCGGCAACTCCGGTGGGCCGCTCTTCAACATGAAGGGGGAGGTGGTGGGGGTGAATACCGCCATCATCAGTCAGGGGCAGGGCATTGGTTTCGCGGTCCCCAGCAACCTGGTGAAGGAGCTGCTGCCCAACCTTCGGGAGAACGGCAAGCTGGAGCGTGGGTGGCTGGGCGTCGTCATCAACGACGACGGGAGCAATGGTGGCGGTGACCGCCGGGCCCCGCTGGTGAAGGACGTCTACAAGGGCAGCCCCGCCGCGGCCGTGGGCATCCGCCCCGGAGACCGGCTGGTGGCGGTGAACGGGCGGCCCATCGGCTCCTACCTGCAGCTCTTGCGCAAGGTGGCGCTGCTGGCGCCGGGCACCGAGGCGCGCCTGTCGCTGACGCGTGGCACCGAGACGCAGGAAGTGACGGTGCGGCTGGTGGCGCGCCCCGCGCAGGAGGCCACCGAGGGGCTCATCCAGCGGACGACCAGCGAGGAGGAGATGGGGCTGGTGATCCGCGACCTCACGCCGGAGGTGGCCGCGCCCCTGGGGGAGACGGCCTGGTCCGGGGTGCTGGTGTCGGGCGTCACGCCGCGCAGCCCGGCGGACTCGGCCGGCCTGCGGGCGGGAGACGTGGTGACGGAAGTGAACCGCCGCCGGGTGAAGGACGTGGCCGGGGTGCGCGCGGCGCTGGGGAAGGGGAGCGCCGGGGCCAGCATCCTCCTGCGGGTGAAGCGGGGCGAGGCGCTCCAGTACATCGCCATCGCCCGGTGA
- a CDS encoding (deoxy)nucleoside triphosphate pyrophosphohydrolase codes for MARRQVRVVGAMLQNEQGRYLITQRPPTASLPLLWEFPGGRVEEGEEDAEALAREIQEELGVEVDVLGQAMHTHHEYPNYDIDFRVFHCRLSRPTEKIQHLRVHDHRWVTLEEMSAYRFPDADAKTLAKLLDLDS; via the coding sequence ATGGCCCGCCGTCAGGTCCGTGTCGTCGGTGCAATGCTCCAGAACGAGCAGGGGCGCTACCTCATCACCCAGCGCCCCCCCACCGCGTCGCTGCCCCTGCTGTGGGAGTTCCCCGGCGGGCGCGTGGAGGAGGGCGAAGAGGACGCCGAGGCCCTTGCCCGGGAAATCCAGGAAGAGTTGGGCGTGGAGGTGGACGTGCTGGGTCAGGCCATGCACACCCACCACGAGTACCCCAACTACGATATCGACTTCCGCGTCTTCCACTGCCGGCTCTCGCGGCCGACGGAGAAGATTCAACACCTGCGCGTGCATGACCACCGCTGGGTGACGCTGGAGGAGATGTCCGCGTACCGCTTCCCGGACGCGGATGCCAAGACGCTGGCGAAGCTGCTCGACCTGGACAGCTGA
- a CDS encoding helix-turn-helix domain-containing protein: protein MTTSRRERAEVLGAALKAARQQAGLGMEEVAEQLEIPVEVLARVERGVMVPTIPTLTRLCVILKLDPDVLPELPEMSD, encoded by the coding sequence ATGACGACGAGTCGTAGGGAAAGGGCCGAGGTGCTCGGAGCGGCACTGAAAGCCGCCCGCCAGCAGGCGGGGCTCGGCATGGAGGAGGTCGCCGAGCAACTGGAAATCCCCGTGGAAGTGCTCGCTCGGGTGGAACGAGGGGTCATGGTGCCGACCATTCCCACCCTGACGCGCCTGTGTGTGATTCTGAAGCTGGACCCGGATGTGCTGCCCGAGCTGCCGGAGATGAGTGACTGA
- a CDS encoding nucleotide exchange factor GrpE: protein MAGNTRTDAAPESPQQPPSANGEGPVSAAEESSSQQQAREEHAAPGQDAERERLVAELETLRKKFDTAVRAVQAAEKDREEFKQRVTRERERMLDVERGNVAVTLLEAIDELDRCLSVSAQDATPLAEGVRMIRDGLLRKAQSTGIERLHVVGQTFDPNTAEAVDMEITATPDDDQRIVAELRAGYRLKDRIIRPARVKVAKYVAPVQA from the coding sequence ATGGCCGGCAACACCCGCACCGACGCAGCCCCCGAATCCCCCCAGCAGCCCCCCTCCGCCAACGGCGAGGGGCCTGTTTCCGCCGCCGAGGAGTCTTCCTCCCAGCAGCAGGCTCGGGAGGAGCATGCGGCTCCCGGGCAGGACGCGGAGCGGGAGCGGCTGGTGGCGGAGCTGGAGACGCTCCGCAAGAAGTTCGACACCGCCGTCCGCGCGGTGCAGGCCGCGGAGAAGGACCGCGAGGAGTTCAAGCAGCGCGTGACGCGGGAGCGTGAGCGCATGCTGGACGTGGAGCGCGGCAACGTGGCCGTCACGCTGCTGGAGGCCATCGACGAGCTGGACCGTTGCCTGTCCGTCAGCGCCCAGGACGCCACGCCGCTGGCCGAGGGCGTCCGGATGATTCGTGACGGGCTCCTGCGCAAGGCGCAGTCCACGGGCATCGAGCGCCTTCATGTCGTCGGGCAGACCTTCGACCCGAACACGGCCGAGGCGGTGGACATGGAGATCACCGCCACTCCGGACGATGACCAGCGCATCGTCGCCGAGCTGCGTGCGGGCTACCGGCTGAAGGACCGCATCATCCGTCCGGCCCGGGTGAAGGTGGCGAAGTACGTCGCCCCCGTCCAGGCCTGA